The Paramisgurnus dabryanus chromosome 24, PD_genome_1.1, whole genome shotgun sequence genome contains the following window.
TGCGATAACGAGAGCAGAATTTCGCGCGCTGAGCCTAAGCTCGCCCAGTGAGCGTGATTGACGCGTCTCCAAACCAATCAGCGCAAAGATAAGAGCTCATCTCAGCCAATCCGTAGCGTGCCGTGCCCGCGGCAGGAGGAGAAACACGTTGTTGAGCAGTTTTATTGATTCGAGGCAGTTCCAGAGCGTTTCGCGGCAGTATTGAACTCCAACAAAAGTAAAACATTTGCACAATATTAATACATAAATCGATATAAAATCGCATCTTCTGTTCTCAAGAGGAAGTACATACAGGTAACgagatgctttttaatatttcagTCGTTAACTTTCGTAGTAGTGAatgctctttatttactgtgtAAGTTACGTGTTCATAATTTAGCATACGAGTGATTTGCGTGCTAATAATATTCTTGAATGTACGAGCGTTGTACGTTACTGTAACGTAACTATGTTTTGCGTACATCcgtaatatatttaattttagcGTTTgactttaaattaatattaaagatcCTAAACTGTGCTATTAATAGAGATTCTCCACGTTAAGTTAGCATCTAATTCATTATTTGTACTTACTAATGTAACCGATTTCTTGGAAAGTTGTCTAAATAAACGGAGGGCAGTCCAAAACAACCCCCAAATGACAAGAAAGTATTTGTGTAGGCATGACTGAAGTAATGCAGGGCTTAATAAAGTGTGTATGCTAAATTAATTcacttttatatattaaaatgttacgTATTACGTTCTGAATCCATATTGTTTAGGTCATCGGTGCATTTTTGACATTTAAGTGTCTGTTTTTGATAACAGAGACCACCCACATGATCAACACCCAACTGGTCGTTTAGATTAGCATAAGTCGGTTTATTTCCGTTCCGTTATTGTGTTAATTTTAATAGATAAGTATGAATTAGATTGACTCGTGTGGTTTGGGTATCATTtatatgtgtgttttttgtctAAAAGTCGAATGAATCAATGCTGATTTGTTTGACTCATTCATTTACCCTTGACAGATAGGGGGCGCCAGCGGGTATTTCCGCCTAAAACAGGCGTGGTTTGGATGGTAGATATGAAAACAAGGGATTTTTACCTCATTATATATGATCATCACCTCCTTTAGgaataaatagtattttttccctctttttttattttatctaatTATATACCACGTTAAAACTTGTTTTTGAACTGTACCATGGTAAAACACAATCATGCAAGtctaaaatgtaaatgcaaatggTAATCTTTTAGTACTGTGATTATTCATTAATTTTACTGGTAACGTCTGTCAAAACACAGTGAAGTTACCATCCGATACAATCTATGCAACCAATCTTTTTAATGGGTAGTAAATGATAAACTTCATATTGTGAATTGTTGCAAAGGAGGTTTTGCGAAAGCCTCAATGAAAAACGCAGGCCAACAATGTCAAGTGGAAAAAAACGCACTATTTATATCTCTCACGCTTACGTCACCCAGAATCGAACACCTTTTTCCTGCTCGTCTGAAAGTCCTGGCTCCGGGCCATTGTTTGAACTCTGCCTATAAAATGAAAGAGGAAGGCGGGGGAGGCCTTGGAAGTTTTATGCGCGAGTCGCTTTCTAACGCCGTACCGTTTCAGGTCGGCCGCCATGTGGATCCAGGTGCGCACTATGGATGGCAAGGAGACCCATCGGGTCGACTCCCTGTCCAAGCTCACCAAGGTGGACGAGCTGCGTGGAAAAATCATGGAGCTGTTTAACGTGGAACCGGAAAGACAACGACTGTTTTACAGGGGAAAGCAGGTAATGAAAGCAAAATGGGACACGGTTGTACGTCAACTTTGTTTCTAAAGAGCGTTCAACGTCAATGTTGATTCTATTTTTTGGGAATTAATTGGATTTTGGAAAGTGGGTGTTCCCATATAGAGTTGGTGCGATAACAATATGGATGGTAAAACAATGCCTTTGCCATACGGCTGAACAATAGGGAAGAAAAATGCAAACTTAATTGCTAAATTATGCAATACAATAATAATGTTTTGACTTAaattaacaaaatatatttaaaaaatgaaaaaaaaaacattttggcgTATTCAAATAATTTAGCATTTAGTACATTTGCgcttagggatgcataacgattaatcgtgatttaatcaatagcagaataaaagtttttgtttacatcatatatatgtgtgtgtgatctgtgtatagtaactttgtatagataaatacacacacatgcatctATTAAATTAAGaagtgtatatacatttgtatatttatgtttaatttattatttaaatatttttttttaaaattatgtgtgcttatttatatatttattattattattattattatacacatttcaaacgcatatatgatgtaaacaaaaacttttattctgctatagattaattgcaattaattGTTATGCGTCCCTATTTGCGCTATTTTAAGTAAACGTAAAAATATTGCACATCAATATAAGTTCCTGGTCTCATTGTGCCTGATTAAACAACAATTTTGTGACTCTTGCATATTTTAGCATGATTGCACTTTGACAAATTAACATCCAGATCTGTTACTGTCCGTTCTGTAATTGTTGGCGTCGTAAAATGGTCTCGGTTTGGGTTAATTGTTGTTTGTTGCAGATGGAGGACGGTCACACGCTCTTCGACTACAGCGTGGGTTTGAACGACATTGTTCAGCTGTTGGTGCGACAGGCCGCCCCTCCTCCTGTGGTGCTGTCAAAGGACAAGGAGGCCGAGCTGTCCGACTCGGACTCCGGCTGCGGGTCGACCCCGAGCGAGTCTGATAAGGCCTCCACGCACGGCGAGAGCGAAGTGCAAAGTGCCGGAACCTCCGGTCAAACGGACGCACCGGATTTGGTTGACCCGGGCTTTGGGTTTTACAAGGTAAGACGAGGTCAAATCATCctacaatgtaaaaaacatttgtgaaaatataactgaTGTGGATTTAGCAGAGAGGTTCACAATCGTTGTTTTTCTTAAAGGCCTGGTGATcaagactttttttttaattctttcagaTAAATGAATTTGTGGATGCACGAGACTTGAACATGGGGGCTTGGTTCGAGGCGCAGATTCAAAACGTGACAAAGGCGCCAAAATCTTCAGAGGGAAATGACGGGATTGATGAAGAGGAGATCATTTATCATGTCAAATACGAAGAGTAAGactttataattttaaaaataacaagaAGTGGGTTTTGGGCTTtcctatttaaagggatagttctcccaaatataaaaattacactATGATTTATTCATCCTCAAGCCGTCCTTGATGTATATGATTAtcttttttcagacaaacacaatttGAGTTGTATgagaaaatgtcctggctcttccaagctttataatgagagtaaatggtgcttttgaTTTAAAGTCCAAAAAAGTCTATCTATCTTTCACAGAAGTAATCTACACGGCTCCAGTGGGTTTATAAAAGCCTTCTGAGGACAATCGGTtcaattttgtaagaaaaattatccatatttaaaactacaaatcagaagcaccatttactttCATTACAAAGCTTTGAACAGACAGgactttttctaataaaactcagattgtgttcgtctgaaaaagATGATTATATACATTGAGAATGacttgaggatgagtaaatcaaggggcaattttcatttttgcctatactgtccctttaacatttttTGCCTATACTGTCCCTTTAACGTTTTTTTGCCTATACTGTCCCTTTAACGTTTTTTTGCCtatactgtccctttaacatttttTGGCTATACTGTCCCTTTAACGTTTTTTTGCCtatactgtccctttaacattttttggctatactgtccctttaacatttttTGCCTATACTGTCCCTTTAACGTTTTTTGCCTATACTGTCCCTCTAACGTTTTTTTTTGGCTATATTTTTTGGCTATACTGTCCCTTTAGTGTTTTTTGGCTATACTGTCCAACGTTTTTTTTGGCTATACTGTCCCTTTAACGTTTTTTTGGCTATACTGTCCCTTTAACGTTTTTTGGGCTATACTGTCCTTTTAACATTTTTTGGCtatactgtccctttaacatttttTGCCTATACTGTCCCTTTAACGTTTTTTGGCTATACTGTCcctttaacgttttttttttgctatactgtccctttaacgttttttttggctatactgtccctttaacgttttttttggctatactgtccctttaacatttttTGCCTATACTGTCCCTTTAACGTTTTTTGCCTATACTGTCCCTCTAACGTTTTTTTGGCTATATTTTTTGGCTATACTGTCCCTTTAGTGTTTTTTGGCTATACTGtccttttaatgttttttggcTATACTGTCCTTTTAACGTTTTTTTTGGCTATACTGTCCCTTTAACGTTTTTTTTGGCTATACTGTCCCTTTAACGTTTTTTTTGGCTATACTGTCCCTTTAACGTTTTTTTGGCTATACTGTCCCTTTAACGTTTTTTTGGCTATACTGTCCCTTTAACGTTTTTTTTGGCTATACTGTCcctttaacgtttttttttttttggctatACTGTCCCTTTAACCTTTTTTTGACtatactgtccctttaacattttttgcctatactgtccctttaacatttaattttgtGAGTTTATTGGCTACGAGCTAATAAACTATCTCTCaagcattattttgtgtgttGATCGCGTTGCATTACATGCAGAACACCTGGATTCATCTCTAAAAGAAACATCCAGACTCCATTCATCTTTGTGTTAAACCATCAGTTCATCAAAGGCTGACTGTTAGACGCCTCAATGATATTCGCCCCTCCTTTAACCACTTGTGGTCTGTGCAGTTACCCCGAGAACGGAGTGGTGCAGCTGCGGGGTAAAGACGTTCGCCCGCGGGCGCGCACGGTCTACCAGTGGCACCAGCTGGAGGAGGGCATGATCGTCATGGTAAACTACAACCCTGACGAACCCAAAGAGCGTGGATACTGGTATGACGCCCAGATCCAGAGGAAAAGGGAGACTCGGACCCAGCGGGAAGTTTTCGGAAAGATTCTGCTAGGGTATGCTAACCTGTTTACAGTCaaactgttcatttttttatgcatttaaaaattaaaaatgtgtgGTGTAAATTGTTGCATTTTGTAAGCAGGATGAGGATTGTGTATCTGAGCAAACTTGGTATGAATGTTTTGCTGGTATTTGTCTCATTTTCTTTGTTTGTCTATCTTTCAGAGAGGCTGGTGATTCTCTCAACGACTGTCGAATAATGTTCGTGACTGAAATTTACAAGATCGAAGAACCGGGAAGTGCAGAGGGACCAGCTGCCTCTTCTGAAAGCCCTCTTAAAAGTAAGTCTCCTTAGGTTTTTAAACTTTGGCCCTGCCCCAAATGGTGCCATTCATGTGGCCGGTGCGTACACGTATCCATTAAGTCCACAAGATGGTAGGGTGTCCCTTTTTGTTATTATTGAGGTTTTAAAAAGGGTGCTCATGGACACTTTTCCTGTGGAAAGTTTAGACTTGGTGTTTTGTGTGCCATTTAGGACGGggcctttaaaaacattttaaatagagGACCATGTAGAAAGTCCTAATGTTACCTCCTTTATTTCTCTCAGGATCAAACGGGCCCGAGTGCAAAGTCTGCAAAGACGACCCGAAGAAGAACTGCCGTATGTGTaactgtcatgtgtgtggtgtGAAGCAAGATCCCGACAAACAGCTGCTGTGTGATGAATGCGACATGGCGTTTCACACGTACTGCCTGAATCCCCCGCTGACCACCATCCCAGAAGATGAAGACTGGTAAGCCATCACTCATTAACAGCTCATTTATCCAGAATGAATCACAGTGGGACAGGTCAAGGGGGTGTGTGGCGTTTCGGGTGTTGAACTGCTTTTTATTCATCAGCTGAGATTTTAATTAACTATAATGACAATTCaatctaaaatactttttcTAATCACATTAAAATGAGGCGTGAACCCTTTTTTCGACCATGCAAAAATCTTTCTTGCAATGTTGCACCATGCCACTTccatttttaatgcatttgtACATTTTCACAATAAATAATTTCCTGTTATGTTTCGACACATTTTCGTCATGAAATTTCACAAGTTCTTGTGTCACTTAGACTCGCGCCTTTTTGTTTCGCAGGTACTGTCCAGAATGCCGTAACGATGCCAGTGAGGTGGTTCTGGCTGGGGAAAAGCTGAAGGAAAGTAAGAAGAAAGCAAAAATGGCGTCTGCGAGCTCATCCAGCCAGAGAGACTGGGGAAAGGTGCGTTTCTAACTCCGTCCAACCGGTTACCACCAAAGTATTTCTGATGACTTTTGTTTTAGGGCTAAAAACATCATCGTTTTACGATGCATTGCAATCCTAAAGTTGAACCCTTATTCTCAATACGCTTATTCAGTCCGCCTCCATGTTGATTACAAAACAATGCTGTGAGGTATGGACCTCCAGAGCGTGCACTTTAAAGTTTAAACCTATTGTTTTGTATTCGGATGCTGGTCATTCAGCCATCaaaatacataattttacaaattttgAAACCCCAGAAATCATGGATTGTTAAAATTAGAGAGCACTTATGACCTAATTTGAGAGAAAAGCAGTGCAAAGTGTGCATAATATCTGTTTTGGATATTAGCCTGTTGGCTAATCGCTAATTTCTCAtgtttacttttctttaaaacaccaACATAGTTGTTTTcataaaatattgtattgtTGCACTAAGTATACATCTCAGTTTGTATAGATCATAAGAGTATGTCATGTATTTTCTCCTTTGTTTATTCAAGACATGAACATTGACTTAATAACGTGTGATTTGACTTGATAACAAGCTATTTATGTAATTAGTTAGTTTTGCAAGTATTATGATGATGCGttcacaccaaatgcgaatGAAGCATTACAGTGGGTTCACATCAGACATGAGTTTGatgatttgcgcaagtagattacatacaaagtcaatgcaaagacgcgatcagacacGTCCTTGCGTGGAGCGATGCGAGTGACACGATATGGGCGGCacgtttgccgcgaaaacacgcaatattcgcctcaaatgcgtcttcgcccaagttgaaaatattcaactcgagcgaaaaaatttgcatgacacgaagttaaatcccgtgagaaatctagagcgagtaacgcaatgccccgcgtttggtgtgtatgtagcaTAAGACGCGAGTTTAAAAAAAGATCTTCCCGCCGCATTAACCAGTCAGGAGCTTGCTttagtagtgatgtgattacgcAACAGCAATGGAGGAAAAAATCATTGTCGCTGTATGTGGACAACCGTAGCTGTATGACACatctttgtatttttataaaaatgggaATTTAAAGGGTCTTGCTTGGAAGAGAGAAGAAAGTGGATGAGGAGGTTGGACAATCTAGTACATGCATGAATACATATTGAGACTACAAGCTAGCTAAAGCCAGCAAATTGAGTGTATTTGCGTCTGAATTTCATGCGTGAATGAAGCTAGCTAACTAAAAACGTTCAAGCATTCAACTATGCGCAAATAACATGATTTATTCGCTTcattcgcgtctggtgtgaacgcacagttaaaGAGTTAAACCCCATATGAAGTTGTGTCCAAATGTTATTCAGTAAGAAGTTAATCCTGCTTCTGTTGATTTTTCTCCATaccggagaaaagttttaaCGTATTCATGcattgcgttttttgtaatCTGTACGAATCGTAGATATGTACTTGGGGTATGGGACtataattgtgttaaaaaaaaagtaagcaTGCTTACAACAATAGAAATTGGTGATTAGCCAACAGGCTAATAACAAAGCAAATTTTAAGTACACAATGCGCTGCTTCTAATATCAAAATTAGGTCATGTGTCTCTTCTTATTTTAACAATCCGTGATTTCCAAGGGGAAATTgtaaaactatttattttctgtgttttgatggctgAATGACCAATATCCCTGTACAAAACAATTGGTTTGAAGCGCATGCTCTGGACGTCCATCCCTCACAGCCTCGGCTTGGAATCAACATGGTGGCAGCAGACTGAATAATGCGTATCGGCACGTTAAAGATGCCACATACGCATTTTATCAATGAAACAAGATGACAGATTGAATTAAATAATTGACATAATAATCGCAATCGAAACATAAGACCAGTGAAGATTCACACCCCTATTCTGTTTTGTAGGGTATGGCTTGTGTCGGCCGCACCAAGCAATGCACCATCGTACCCTCCAACCATTACGGCCCTGTTCCTGGAGTCCCGGTGGGAACCCTCTGGAAGTTCAGGGTGCAGGTGCGTATCTGTGTTTTTGTTCATGTTTCTTCAGTCATGAAAATGTCTAGTTAGCGatgtaccttttttttttttacgcaaCATTTGTGTGAATTCCTAATCGTGATGTTGAAGAATTGAGGATAGGTAAGGATAAAGTTTATATTATGTGTATTATACATAGGTGAGCGAATCAGGAGTCCACAGGCCTCACGTCGCTGGGATTCACGGCAGAAGTAACGACGGCGCTTATTCTCTCGTGCTCGCCGGAGGCTACGAAGATGATGTGGTATGCTATACGACACGCTTATTAAACGTGTGGTGCAGAAATGTCCTCTCTATTCATCTTTATTTTTGCCGTCATTACAGGATGATGGTAATGAATTCACCTACACTGGGTCCGGGGGTCGCGATCTCTCCGGGAACAAGCGAACAGCCGAGCAGTCCTGTGATCAAAAGCTCACCAACATGAACAGGTCAGAAGATCTCCATCATCTACTGTATGTTTAGCACacaaaatgtttctcatctatTTCTCATCCGTTGTATTTCCAGGGCACTTGCTTTAAACTGCAACGCCGCTGTGAATGACAAAGAAGGGGCGGAAGCCAAGGACTGGAAGGCGGGGAAACCCGTGAGGGTCGTGCGAAGCTCCAAGGGTCGCAAACATAGCAAGTTCTCCCCTGAAGATGGCAACCGCTACGATGGCATTTACAAAGTATGAAATCGACAAAGTGTGTTCATGGCTTACTCGAATGATGGCTGGGAAGTAATTTTGTGTCGTTTATCAGGTGGTGAAGTACTGGCCAGAGAAAGGCAAGTCTGGTTTTCTCGTTTGGAGATATCTGCTGAAAAGAAATGATGATGAGGCGGCACCGTGGACACGTGAGGGGAAAGAGCGCAATAAGAAACTCGGACTCACCATGCAGGTGATGTGGCTTAAAACCAAATGCATGACCCAAGCAGAATAAATGAAGTTTTTGATAGTGGGTAATTGTCGTTACCCATCCACAATTTTGGTATGAACAGGATCAGCAATGCAACAAATAGTGCAGCACACGGATTTAAACTTGTAAGCTATAAACCGGACACATTTGTGACTTATTTACCTTGCTCTCTTACTCTTCAGTATCCAGAGGGTTATCTGGAGGCCGTGGCCGCCAAAGAGAAGGAGAAAGAGAATAAAAATGAGGATGATGTCGAGGAAACGCCTACTAAGGGCAAACGAAAGAGGAAATCTCAAACCGGTAGGGCGAAAGGTCAAGATCGATCGTCTATGTCAATATTACGATTTGGTCCACTGTAACATCTTTGTTTTTCTGATAGTGGATGACGAGAAGAGTTCTCCAACTAAAGGCACTCCCAAAAAGATGAAGGTGGAGGCGTATAAGCTGAGCAAAGAGCAGAAGGCTTTTATCAAAGAGGACGAGCTCAACAAGAAACTGTGGGACGAAGCCATGGAGTCTCTAAAGCTCGGACCTGTATGTACAAACCGGCATGGTTACTTGAGTTTTGCTGGATTGGCTTGAAACGAACGTGAAGACTAAATTGTCTGTTGTTGTGTTCCTCAGCGCTTCGTGAATAAGGTGGAGGAAGTTTTCCTTTGCATCTGCTGTCAAGAAGTCGTTTACCAGCCTGTCACCACAGAATGCCAACACAACGTCTGCAGGGTACGACACAATCACACATGCAATGAAATGCATGCAATATCTTGCGTTTTATGACATGATATcacatgaaaaaaaatatatatatgtatgcgcAATTTGCTTGGTTTACAGTAACTGCAAACATGTATAATcctaaaaatgctaattttctgtttttacaggAATGCCTTCAGCGCTCTTTCAGAGCCGAGGTGTACACCTGCCCAGCCTGCCGATACGACCTCGGCAAAAACTACGAAATGACCGTGAACAAACCTCTTCAAGCCATCCTCACCCAACTCTTCCCAGGGTACAGCAGTGGACGGTGATGTCACAGAATTCCAATAAAACGCGAACGGATTTccaattttaatatatttaacaaataatcCAGGTCGTAGGATTGATTTGATAAGTTTGAAATCTGCTATTTGATTTGGCCCAGTTTTGCGATCTGCCTTTATCTAGCCAGCGCGTTGTAGGCATGTTCCCAAAGTGTCTCGAAGGCGATTCGACTAGTCATATTTTAGCTATAGCagctttttttaagaaatgcGCAATTGCCTTTTTGTACTCCGTACCAGCAGAAAGAACTGTAGCTATGCACAATGACGACATTCCCACCGTTAGCATCGCAAGTTGCAGTGTTTTGTCATAGTTTGTACGAGTGCACTGCGTCTCGAATCCCGTTAAAACGTGTTAAGCTCAATGTGTGCAGTAACATTCTCACATACGTGTACGACATTCGCAAcgttaataattttttgcatactAAGTTCCGTGAGGTGCCGTAGCTTTTCAAACATACTGTAATGATTTACATTTGGCTTTATGAAGTGTTTTTATCATTGTGCCGTTAACTAAATTGAATCTAAAATCAATTCGTTTTAACGTAGTAGTAATTTACGTAAACGCTCTGAACTTATTCTTGTTTTTCTCGTCTAAATCGCAACTAAATTTTAATACGTGAAAAGAATTGTTATTATCTCTTTGTGTGTATTTGCTTTGCTCTTTAACTGCTGTATGTGCTTTAAAAATCGAGTGTCgtcttttttttgtgtttaatttCTCCTCGTTGCCGTTATATGCAAACAGTGGTCATGCATTTGAGAACCTCTGAAATTTGTGTACCGAACCAGCATTTATCTGGTTCGGATTTCACTTCCTAGGCTCGGCGTGTTCACACTGGATCAGGTTTTATATGCACCTGGTCTGTCTTGACTACAATGGTCTTTAAGGTGAATCCTCGGACCGTTTTATTCGCACAAACCCAGACAGTTTGACTCATTCAGGAAATATTTAATGTGTCTTCTCACACGATGACGTTCTTTGCTTGTTGTAAGAGTTATTATAGTATTTGCTAAATATAAATGCCGATGGCTGcagatattgttttttttttttatggtttCTTTTTAGTTTTACCTCAACTATTTCTAATTTGCGTAGGAGCTGTATATTCTGAAATtgaaattgtatattttttagcaCTTGAATTTAGTCATTGTATGTAGTGCCCAGTGCATAGCTGTTTCTCTTGCACTGGAGTGAGTGCtatatttttcaataaacttcattgaacttttatataaaataaacccTGTGCTTGCTTTTCAATTTTGTGTGTTGTGTACACTTCAAGTATTTTTAGTTGTTTGTAATGCTAGCATAGCAAAAACTTTATTATTTGTAGTACATTAGCTATTTATATGTACAGTAGAATATATTCAGTATAAACGTAGAAGTACACGTGTAGCTTATAacaatactgtagtatacttgagtatttactatagtaaattgtaGCATACTACAgaatatagttatgtattagTTATACACTTCGTTAGTGTATACTATAGTATTCTGTCTTAATACATTTAATGAATTGAAACAGCGTGGTGAATCGTAGTATGTTTTAGTAATTACTATGGTAAGGACGTACGTTTGTGTGTGAACGTAGTGTAGAATTCTGTTGtcagcaaaaataaattatttaccgacaagaaaattgtaaatatatctaTCTACAGACATTTAACACGCACGAATGAAAATATATGTCATACCGGAAGACACGCCACTGTTACGTGCAGTACGTGGTTTCCGCAATAGTACTCTCACAAACATGACGCGATTGGCTAGTCGAGACATCAATCAAGCACACGAGCCAATGGGGAATATCGCTTTGGATCGACCCAACCAATCAATCTTCATGTTTCGCTGCAGTGGGCGGAGCCGCGGCCCAACGCTGCTGTACGATACTACCGAGCCTTTGGATTCCTAAAAACGGAAGAATTAAGCGTAAAACCGTgagaaaatattgaaaacgAACCGGAACGGCAGGTAAAGCGATTAATTTCGCATGATATTGCGGTTTCTGTTCGGGTCCGAGGTGATTGCACGAGGTTGTATTGTGGTTTGCGTTGTTATGGAGCAGCTGTTAAGGTGCTTGTCAAAGCTGTAGCAGCAATGCTAGAAATGaggaaaataatgaaattaaaggCGTCGCGTTTCGACACAGGCGTGTGTTTGTTGCATAAGACGATGTATATAGTGTGTATGCAttgttttattggtttataatgtGTGTTTTATTGCGTTAAGCCCCGGTAGTGCCGATGTATTCAGCTATAggcaacacacatacacaaaggCCATTTAAACCCTGTGTGTCAGTCTCATGCTGTTTGAACTTGAGTCGGGCTCGAGACTGTTTACATGCATTTGTTACTGATTTATTTGATGCACCTGGTGTGTTAATAGTAAATAATCAGCTTGAGTGTGAtgtttaatgtaaaataaaatgttatttgaATTGGAAACTAAATAAAGATGTGTCAGCTGGAGAAATGCACACCAACTTGTTTTGAACTTGGGTGCTGGGGTGTCTGTTGCATGCAGTTATGATCTCcttcatgcatgcatgcatgcatgctttGTTTATGTGATAAGCATGATCAGTAGTGccattattaaatataatactgtcaatatgtgtgtattttataGAAAATGCACATCCAGTTGGTTTGAATGCTGGGTGTCTTTTGCAtgcaaacattgttttttttaagcatgcaTATGCTTTGTTGTGTAATAAGCATAGATTGTAATGTGATTATTAAAATACAGTAGGTAAAGAAAGCTGTGTGGGCTATAGAAATgcttttacagttgttttttataattaagCTGGGATGTCTTTTGCATGCAATTAACATTTAATTGCATgcattgttttttgttaaaatgatcATCAGTAGTGTGggtattaatatttaatacaaTAATTGTAATCTGTTTAATACGTTATCTAcagaaatgcataaatatagTAAACTTTGTAAATCTGAATTGCATGTCCAgttatttgattttgaggtgGTGTCAAGTTTGCACATGTTTACATCATGCATACATAATCTTTGATAATACGCAGGTTGTTCATTTCTAGTGTAATATAATATAGTGTGATTTCATGTTTTAGTGGTTTGGTTGTCTATAAAGCATGAGCATGAGATTGTGTGTTTCCTTGCTTTGGAAAATGTTAAAGTTGTCAAAGTGCCAAAGGCAAATTTCAACCACACCAACTATTTGCATTCTGATTTACCTTccttacattatattatattattaattttCTTAGTATTATTATATTAGTATGATATTTTGAAGGGATCTGTATGTTCACTAAGTATTTAGCAGGATTTAATAGCTAAATATCTGTGTAACACATGTCACACAAAACATATCCTTAAACTAGTTTGATGCGTTTTATGCATAAGAAAATGTCATGCAAAGCTTGC
Protein-coding sequences here:
- the uhrf1 gene encoding E3 ubiquitin-protein ligase UHRF1, coding for MWIQVRTMDGKETHRVDSLSKLTKVDELRGKIMELFNVEPERQRLFYRGKQMEDGHTLFDYSVGLNDIVQLLVRQAAPPPVVLSKDKEAELSDSDSGCGSTPSESDKASTHGESEVQSAGTSGQTDAPDLVDPGFGFYKINEFVDARDLNMGAWFEAQIQNVTKAPKSSEGNDGIDEEEIIYHVKYEDYPENGVVQLRGKDVRPRARTVYQWHQLEEGMIVMVNYNPDEPKERGYWYDAQIQRKRETRTQREVFGKILLGEAGDSLNDCRIMFVTEIYKIEEPGSAEGPAASSESPLKRSNGPECKVCKDDPKKNCRMCNCHVCGVKQDPDKQLLCDECDMAFHTYCLNPPLTTIPEDEDWYCPECRNDASEVVLAGEKLKESKKKAKMASASSSSQRDWGKGMACVGRTKQCTIVPSNHYGPVPGVPVGTLWKFRVQVSESGVHRPHVAGIHGRSNDGAYSLVLAGGYEDDVDDGNEFTYTGSGGRDLSGNKRTAEQSCDQKLTNMNRALALNCNAAVNDKEGAEAKDWKAGKPVRVVRSSKGRKHSKFSPEDGNRYDGIYKVVKYWPEKGKSGFLVWRYLLKRNDDEAAPWTREGKERNKKLGLTMQYPEGYLEAVAAKEKEKENKNEDDVEETPTKGKRKRKSQTVDDEKSSPTKGTPKKMKVEAYKLSKEQKAFIKEDELNKKLWDEAMESLKLGPRFVNKVEEVFLCICCQEVVYQPVTTECQHNVCRECLQRSFRAEVYTCPACRYDLGKNYEMTVNKPLQAILTQLFPGYSSGR